Proteins encoded within one genomic window of Atribacterota bacterium:
- a CDS encoding DUF937 domain-containing protein, producing the protein MDILEMFQSLSANSPALKQLNKKVDAEPEKVEKAAQISIPMLMEALNRNTNNPQGAQSLAKALEQHQDDNVDNLEKFLQNVDTEDGSKILEHIFSNKKQAVQSNLSKTTGLKQDQVSSIMASLAPMILGFLGNQKKTQNLDADGVSSLTSLLSQNLQKNTGGSLFSMATKLLDANKDGSIIDDVLNIFGKFKKR; encoded by the coding sequence ATGGATATTTTAGAAATGTTTCAAAGTCTTTCGGCTAATAGCCCGGCTCTAAAACAGTTAAATAAAAAAGTTGATGCTGAACCTGAAAAAGTAGAAAAGGCCGCACAGATAAGCATCCCAATGCTTATGGAGGCATTAAACCGCAATACAAATAATCCGCAAGGTGCACAATCTCTGGCAAAAGCCCTGGAACAGCACCAGGATGATAATGTTGATAATCTGGAAAAATTTTTGCAGAACGTTGATACAGAGGACGGATCAAAGATATTGGAACACATTTTTTCAAATAAAAAACAGGCAGTACAAAGTAATCTCTCTAAAACAACCGGATTAAAACAGGACCAGGTGAGTTCTATTATGGCAAGTCTTGCTCCAATGATTTTGGGTTTTTTGGGAAATCAGAAAAAAACGCAGAACCTGGATGCTGACGGAGTATCCAGCCTGACATCTTTATTATCCCAGAATTTACAGAAAAATACCGGTGGAAGCTTATTTTCTATGGCAACTAAACTGTTGGATGCCAATAAGGACGGGAGTATTATTGACGATGTCTTAAATATATTTGGTAAATTTAAAAAAAGGTAA
- a CDS encoding DUF6305 family protein translates to MKKVKLSLNYLCILLLLVSFTVFAGQIMAAQETEKLPDVLITSIGQSADARMISVLLTRYGIEPVYEQLAPADAIEDYKIVIAVVGGSSKGLGAAGIDQGDEIARTKELLQKIEEHGTVLLVMHTGGEARRGALSDAFLDEIVPYADHLIVVESGNMDGYFTSISKEKDISMEIVAKIVDTGDPVKSFIAENLD, encoded by the coding sequence TTGAAAAAAGTTAAATTATCCCTAAATTATTTGTGTATCTTATTGTTGTTAGTTTCTTTTACTGTTTTTGCCGGACAGATAATGGCTGCTCAAGAAACAGAAAAACTACCTGATGTTTTGATTACTTCTATTGGCCAAAGTGCTGATGCAAGAATGATAAGCGTTTTGCTAACAAGGTATGGAATAGAGCCGGTTTATGAACAACTTGCCCCGGCCGATGCTATTGAAGATTATAAAATTGTAATAGCTGTCGTGGGCGGAAGTTCTAAAGGACTTGGAGCTGCAGGAATTGACCAGGGAGATGAAATAGCCAGGACAAAAGAACTGCTTCAGAAAATTGAAGAACATGGAACTGTGTTACTGGTAATGCACACCGGGGGAGAAGCAAGAAGAGGAGCATTATCAGACGCCTTTTTGGATGAGATTGTTCCTTATGCTGACCATCTAATTGTGGTTGAATCTGGCAATATGGATGGTTACTTTACCAGTATCAGTAAGGAAAAAGATATCTCAATGGAAATCGTTGCAAAAATTGTTGATACCGGTGACCCGGTGAAATCTTTTATTGCAGAAAATTTAGACTAA